The Toxotes jaculatrix isolate fToxJac2 chromosome 14, fToxJac2.pri, whole genome shotgun sequence genomic interval TGTGAGATTTTCAAATTACTTCTTTAGTTTGACCATTAATACAAAACCCAATGATATTTAGTTTATATTTctatgaaacaaagaaaagcaccaCATCCTCATATTTAAGGCAGTGGACCCAGagaaagtttgacattttgtttgataaatgagtCAAACGATTAATCAGTAATCAAAGTAGTTGAAGAATAACTTCCTACTGGTCAACTAATCCACGACTAGATTAATCATTTCACCTCTACGGTATTTATTGAATACTGCAGTCTGGGGTATAACAACGTAGGTTTTAGAGGCCCATGTGTTGTCTTCTGCTAACAGTAAAGTTAATATACAGAAATTAGGGCCACTGGGATCTTGTCCTGGTCTCCCGATGGTCCCCGGACCTAACTTTGACAACCACAGGCTTGAACTGCATTTCACACAATGTTCCCAATGTCTGCATTCTCACTTGCTTTAACATGTCACTGAGACAGCGACACAGATATATGCCAAAAGTTACCTTGAGTCAGCACAATGCGCGTCCAGCTTGGACTAATGCCACAAGTAAAACCAGTGACTGGAACAGCTGACAGAGACATCATACTGGTGACACTGGTTGTGCAGCTCAACGGTCAAACCGTGACTTACTGGACGCTTCGCCTCCGGCCAAAATCCTTCAAATCAATATGCTAACTAACACGTAGAGTAACGTTAGGTAATGCTGGACCGCTGTTTTAAGTTTGTGATCACCTACCGTTCACTCTTTTTGTCCGGAATGGCTGCTTCGCAGGAGTGGGCGGCTTCCTCCCCTCCTActgccagcagcagcctggCGAGCTAACTGATAGAAAGATAGCTAACGCTGCTAGCGACCGTCGAAGTACTAGCTAGCAAGCTAGCTGTCAAGTTGGTGGGCTTGTTAGCTAACTTTAGCCGTTAGCTCGCTGCTTAGCTGACGGCAGCGACAACGGTGAGTACAAACACTCCTGTGCGTCCGACGCCCTGCTGCTCGCTGCGCTGAAAACTGCAGCCACCAGAAGGACAGACAAATTACCAGCAGTGACAGCTTGTACTACAACGCTGACAGGTCAACATCACAGGAACTACAAAACTTCGACATCCTTAAAGGAACCGACATGACGAGTCTGATATTTCCGCTGTTGTGCCGTGCTGCCGCCCAGTGGAAGTGCTGTACGGGACCGAGGGAGGCTGCCACAAGATGTCCTTCATTTGGTATCCTGCTTTTAGTCACCGTATATCAGGGTACATTTATCCACTCCTCACAGATTCAGCTACTATGCAGCCATTTCCACCACCACTATACATTAACTTGAGTACACAAATGCAGTGTAATTTTGACCTTTACCACACTGTTCTGCCAATTCTAGTCTTCTATTAATCTGTAACTTTTACATACGCACTAAATTCAGGTTCTCACTTTCAATAACTACATCGGTTTGATTGTAAGaatcatgtttattttgtttatatattgaAATATGAATGGATATTTGTGTAAAAACCACCACTGTTAAGGCAACTTCAGTCTGGGCCAAGTATGGATAGTGTGGCTGACATGTGGCTTGGCTGAGGTTTAATTAAGGTACCAGAGCTAAGCCTTGTCTGGTGTGGACCTACATAGAAGAAACCTTGGGCCAGCTGTTGTGATCCAGTCAGCTGTGATAAGGCTATATGATATCATAGCTCATACTGTACACAGTATACAGCTAAAACCAGCATTCTGTATGTGGGCTGAGTGAAGATGGACTGTGTAGGCTGTCAATGGACCAGATCAAATTTGCTATGTGGGTTCTTCTTACACCTTTTTATCCAGCAAATGCAAATTTCTCCTGcaacaaacaagagaaaagccTGCTTCATCCAAATATCTGCTGCAATGGTACAGGATTATACAACAGGAAAATCGAGCACAGCCATTCGGTGTGAATTGTGGTGATCTGTCCCACATTTCTAGCAAGACGATCAGAGTCAGAACTGAACTGCTCATAGAACAAGAGAGGATATTACTGCTGAGGAAAGACAGAACAGGGGTACCACAGCATTGGAATGAAGGGCAAAGAGCTGAAAACATTTCTCTGGAGCTGATCCTCTTGTTTCCTGCAGAGAGCTCCATGACAAGGTGTAATTTCACTTGAAGATCAGAGAGGCACACGTTACGATAATTGATACCCTGAAGGTGGTGGTAAAGTTGTGCAACGAAAGCTGCACACCACAGTAACGCAACTTCCTCATGGTCTCCACCGTAGGTTCGACTTGAAATAAAGACTATGCAGTGTTAAGGTGATTCACTGCCGTTAAGAAGTGTTTAATGTCAACAAGGATAATGATTTGGAGTCACAAATAACCATctctttaaaaaatgttttgatgtagTTTAACCAATAGTATGGAGGTAAATTCTTTACAACGTATTTCACTTTTTCCATCACAAAACAATGGAGATATAATTCAGAATCTCTTTCAACATTGTTAACCCCTTGTAATTTTCCATGTGctgaaaattttaaatattttcagcatATGGAAGTGTTACTCTGACAAGcctgcaaaaacaatgaaaaacagtgTCAGATTCCTGAGggcactgtatgttttttttgtccctcttACTCTCTCTTTTTGTAAAACGGTGTGATTTatattgctgctgtttgtctcagCGTACAGgctaaaataaatgtatattatTTAAGAGTAACAGGTGCCCTTACCCTTCCATTTTTGTCATGTGCACAGAGCAATTACAGTATGATGTTCACCATTAGCCACCTGGCAGAGCTCCACTTTAGACTCCCTGTCTCCTTCTCCCACTCTTTGATCGCAGACTTACCTGCTGGTTTGAAGGATAGAATTTGCTTCGTTGTTGAAATGACAAACACCGGCCAGGCGGACAGTCTCTGagcaaaatggaaatgaagaaAGTCACAAGCACCATCAAGAGATGGTCTGAGGAGGTaatgaagctaaaaaaaaaaaaaaaaaaaagatatattaCCTTGCTGGGCCAAGGTGGACATTTGGCCTGATTCAGGTTGGACAGAGCATATCCATTGCATGTTCCTTTTtcataatgaaatatttattactCAGTGGGGAAAccgaaacaaacacacacgctaaACCCCCCTTTGACTCCAGTGGGTTACATGGCTATTTCACAGATAACTGAAGGAACCCAGTGATGCTGATTTTTATAATTTACTAGAGTCACTAATCCACATTGCAGCCTGTTCACACTTGTAAAAAAATATGTGGTAAATCACATAATCTGTGGTTTCACGCATGATTTTCTCTGAATACTGTTACACGTATTTGATTCTATTTATCTCTTTCctaatgtctttttctttatcacttttatcattattgttattattatgggtgcttgtgtgtatttgcgtTATTAAGAGATtcagaaatatgttttgaagTCTCTAAACAACAATTCCCAGGCTGTGTGACATTGGCTTGGTGTTTGGACAAGCTAGCCCATAATTCCTGCATATTTCTTGGGGACTTAAACAGCAGTTGACTCAGCTCCCCCTCTATTTTTTGACTGGCCAGGACCAAAGTTAAAAGCACACATCCAGCTGTTTTGGGACAGAGGGTTAATTTTTACCTGCCAGGCATGTTTTGTCAAGAATTAGTCTACAGTAGCACGGTGCACGTCACCAAACTTGGCATATTTGATCAATTAAACAAACTGGaaagtaaatgttttgcagCTACAGATTTTAGAAACTTACTGTTTTTGAATGCATGAATTCTACCTATGCTGATGGCTTCATCCAGGACTACTATTCCTATGGTAACTCTAAGTAACTAGACTGTCTGTGCACCCAGCGGATGCCCTGCTGTTACAGGGCTGTTTCTCGTGGCTTTACAagaagtcacattttgtttgaagTTTATCTTTTACTGCTGGTTCATGCTCAGTGTGCTAATGAGCTCTTCCACGTCTCCACAGAAAATGGGGTGGAGTTAAGCCTACTTGCAGCTCAGTGGCCAATGGAAAGGCCCCAGAATTAACAGCAGTATTTATGAACAGTTATGTTGTGCAGCAGATTAGACCAGGACTGAGGAGATGCAACAGCAGGTGAGCAGgctcagttttcttttctttcttttttttcagtagaCATGTCAAGTTTAAAAGCAGGGGTTATCAAATATTTCATTCTTATCCGTTTGCATACTGATAAGTATGGTGCAGAAAATTCCCAAGAAAAAGTATTTTATGACAAAGTCTCTGTTTAAAAGATGATCTGCAAGTGATACAGCAAAAGGATTAGGACTTAATCTTTACTTTACTATTTTTTTACTTTAGGAAATAAATATATGACAGCTACTATAATCAAATACACATGCAAGGTATAGTAGTAACCTAACAGGAAATATAAGTGTTCATCATTATATACAGATACACTGTAAGTTCCTAATGGGATTTTATAGGAATCTtactgattggctgactggtaatcttttttttcttttttttttaatccagtcGGTTTTTGCTTTGAAGGATGAGTATCTTCATCTTGTGGTTAATGTCATGGATTGTGACACTTCTGAGTGTACTTTTGTaccctttttgtttgtttttgtgttttattttgtccttttGTAAATAACAGCAGTCATTTAAggcaaaatgcaaaataattGGGGTTTTGCTTGATATAGCAATTGCAGACGTCAAAGATGGTTTCCCACGTGTCCCTGTTGAGGGCGCTGTGCTGCCTGCTGTTAATGCCAGGTATGTCTCAGTTTTTCATTTGACCTTGGGTTAAAGCTAGAGTTAAAGCTCTACTGATGACTTAATGCTGGATTCATGATAAGCAACCAGTTGGACTGTAATGCTTTCCATAGTGAAGTGTTTTGTTAtttgaggtgtgtgtctgagatATTCTGTGCTTCTCTCCAGGTTTGCTAGACGCAACATCTCTTGTGAAAGTAAAGAATCCTGGAGGTATTTaatcttccactttactgcagaTTGTGATGTGATTAGATTAAAAGTGTGCTCTATGAGAGGAATGAGAGAGTAAAAACATATATTGTAACTGGGAAAGTTTTTAGAGTGATGTTATAAATTAAATTTGTATTTAACTTATCATGTAAAGGCTGACTTGTACCTTTAAttaagaaaatgtatttcaagTTATAAAAATGGTAAATCAAAGTGTAGCCATTTTTTGGCATTCTGGTTTTACTACATTTACAGCTGACACtaattctctctttctctaaactgacagaaaaatgtcattattttaaAGTCACATGCTAAAAGCACAGCTCACATATGTCATTTTGCAACTTCTGTATATATCGGTATGCTTTTTGAACAGATATTCAACCTATAGGTATATTTCtacagcaatttttttttaaaaatcactctTTTTACCAAATTTCTCAgttattaaaaacacagtactTTTCAAATTGAAACTAAAATGGTATGAGAATGATATCCTTATATCTCCTGCTTTCGTGTTCTTCCACAGGGAATCAAGTGAGCATTGATTCAGCTCGAGCACATGATTTCTTGACTAATTCTCGACCTAAGAGGAACATTGACCCAAAGTGGTACCGAGGCAATCCTGATTTTCAGTCCTACTACCGCTATTACAACAGCATTGGGCACATTGAAGGAGTAGGTTGAGAATGAGTGGAAATTTTTCATTCTACATATGTGGTTCTATTCAGCTAAAAATGTCCTGTGTCCTctctcatgtttttctgtttctcattcagATCTATGAGATTGACAGGATCAGGATGCTGTATCAGCAGATGCGTCACTTGGAGCTGACCTACGGCCCAGATGCCTCCAGTTACCAAAATGTCATGGGTGTACTGACTACCACTGCAGCaccaaccacaaccacacagcctcctccacctcccaccACTCCTGCTCCTACACCAGACCCTCTGGAGAATGCTCAGAGGATCTATTTGTGTAACCCTAAAGACCCACTGTGCAAACCTCAGATTGTCTACCTGCCAACTGGGGCTGTTCCAGTGCTGTGTGACCCACGACTCAACCCCGCCTGCAGGCccaaaacagaggaggagataaaggcagcagctcctcctcaaccacccccacctcctcctgctcccaaAAAGTCTgtcccacctccacctccagctgcCACTCCCAAAGGCATGGAGTATGACTGCGACCCATACTGGGATCCTGACTGCCTCATCGACCACCCTCCCCGCCCTATCCAGGAAACATCCGAACCAGAGGCACCAGCTGAGGAGAAAGtggtgaaagaggaagaagcaaaAGCTGAGGAAAGTGTCCCTGCAGCACCAGCCGCCCCAAAAGCGCTCTACCCTTTCTTCGACCCTTATGATTTCAAACGTGACCTTTATGACCCCTCTCGTTACACCGATCCAGCTCCAGAAccacagtaaaaaacaaagtgcttAAAAAACGATAGCCTTCTATGCAGGGCAAGACTACAAAATCAAATCACAAGGCTAAAACAAGACTGTGAGCAAATCCACACTCAATTGTAAAATTCAAATCATGCAGATTATCGCATGTTTTATgagacagacatgtaaacaATGCTTTTATGCTCATAGTTTTTCCAAATGACAAATCAAATTCTGCCCttattgtgtgtatgtatgactattcgtaaaaaaaaaaaagagatgcacAATAaaattttgtgtgaaatagaaacaataaaaaaaataataaaaagtgaTTGACAAATTCTAACAAATTTGTGTGATTTCTTATTTCGTTTTAGTGTTATGTAACCTGCATGGGTTTGAAAACAAGAAAGGAAACGTGTCTCTTTCCCTGCTaacatatgttttgtttttttttgttttttttttacatgtcttTGACAGCTATAGTGCATAGATGCTTTGAATATTAGCAATTttcttaaaatgtcttaaaataaaaatataagcCAATAAACAGTCAATAAAATATGGTGTAATGTCCTTCACTGAATAAAAGTGGGCCTACTTAAGGAAAAATAGCTAAGTAGCTAACATCAGCTCCAACCTGACCATctacattatattattatatccTATTATTATATCCTGCTGCTagtgctactactactactaataataataataacaatattagcttacattttttttaacaccttaGTGAGCTATATTTTGTTGCTAACtacatatttaaatgaaaggaTTTGTAACATAGGACATGAATACCTCTTACCCCACTGATACCACCAAACTGGTTAGTTATCTTTGTAGAACCGTCAAAAACTGAGAAATTCTCAAGTGAAATGCAATATCTGCCGGTAGAGAGCGGTAATCCTCAGCTCTCACGGGTTTCAGACCAACCGCCGAAGAAGACGACTGCAGCGGAGGAAACTACTGTCTCTTCCAGCATCATCAGTCTCCGCCACCATCACTTGTCTTCGgacttaacacacacaaaactggaCTCTGTTGTTATCTGTGTGCTTCGGTTTAACATCTGACACCAGGTATTTTATTCTACCCTCATAACCGTGTTGCTTGCAAACGCGTTTGCTGGACAGTGAAGCAGAGAAGCTCGGGCGTTGCTTTGCGATGTTACCGTTAGTCGCTTATTGTAACAGTAGGCCCGCCCGCCCGGTGCCATGGAGATTAGCATGCTAACGCCGCTAGCTAGCTTTAGCCGTCTCTTAGCGGACAGTGTAGCCGTTAATTAGATTATAAACAAATCTTGACAAAGTTTGACAAATCCTAGACTGAGGAGGAGACACCATTCATAACACGGAGCTTACACGGGGCTAGCAATTTATGAGAAAGAAACGCGAGGTTAAACAGACGTAATGgctagttttatttatttttttaattacagttgCTCTGATAGTGGGTGGAGTGGTGTAGACCATCCCGGTTGTGGGTAGTGTTACGGACACCTACTACACAAATTAACAGGATTAGCACATAAATATTATCAGTGTGTGTAGATGCTGACATGATTACACAATTATTTATAACACTGCTAACCCTGATTTCAAATAGATGTGAAAGAGTCAGGACAACAAAATAAGAGTATGTAACTTTTGGATGAAGATATAATTGAGGGATTCATCGTTGTGTAGCATATGGCTGATATTCAGTCTGGATAATTTTGGAATAATACACAGTCTCAGTCATTCACCAGTCGCTGTGACATTATGgagaaaacagataaagagaagATTGTCTTGAACAGCTGGTTGGTGTTCACATGTTACCAGTGTGACAGGCCCAGGGCTGCTGTCTAATGCAGCACTATTATGTGAAGTTTGCATATTGGAAAAAGGAACCTCTATAACAAAGTGACTTATTATGGTGCTCTGTAGAACTTCTAATTTTTGGCGATTCATCTTGCAGTTGTTCAAAAATGCTTTCCTCATTCAAGGCTTGCTCAGATAGAAAGTTGgccataaaataaacaaacaaaaagaacaacaaaaacttccatcaacatacagtacatgttttaAGGTTTCCAGATGTTTCAGACTAAACCGCAAGAAACAGACCAGGGTTACGAACCATAAAAATGGCCATTACAACTTTCCAGTGCccaaaataacttttttttcagaccaaacCCCACTGatatatttagatttaaattAAATAGGATTCTAATCCTCACACTTGAGAAGCGGAAAactgttgtttaatgtttttgtatttttccttgAAAATTGAGGCGAggagtgatttttcttttttgaagaGGTTAGTTTTCAGGTTAGGTCTCTTCACTGTCCTGTTTCAATTCAGTCTTCCCCCTGCAGTATGTCTGACAAGAGTGAGCTGAAGGCTgagctggagaggaagaaacaacGGATCGCCCAGATtcgagaggagaagaagagaaaagaagaggagaagaaaaggaaggatgTATGTGGTAGAAACAGTAATGTCTGCCAAGATGTCTGCtttgattttcagttttcagttacTGTTTATTGTGGTACGTTTTCATTTCACTGGAGGTGAGGTTGTCTGTGTTCTGTATTCTGTAGGGAGATTCAAAGCGTGGAGTGGAGGCGGGCGGTGGGTCTTCTGTCGGCCATGAAGACTCTGacctggagaggaagaggagggaggcagaggcgCTGCTGCAGAGTGTTGGCATCACCCCTGACATACCCCACGGTAAACGGGCACCGCCAGCATGCTTCTATTTTTATCTCTTATCTCCCCCACTTATCTCCCATCATTATCTGGTTGTGTGCTTGATGGATTGCAGCATCTATAAAAGTCAATTCTAACTTTGTGGTCTGGCTTGGTTTCATCCACTGtgcttttttccctcccttcacACGaaatctgaacatttcacacaaCTGTTTTGTGCATGACACGTAAAACCTGCCtgccatttattttcattctctcttctctcccctttgtctgtccttttgtgttttgtcctcCTTACTGCATGCaaactcattcactcactcactcatccacGCACTACTTCCGTACCTCACTCcttccctcactcactcacccattcattgactcacacactcacacttacaaacacgcacacgcactcACAGCTCAGCCCCTGAGGGTAGTAACAGAAGATACATGTCTGTTTCACTACCTAGTCCCTGCCCCCATGTCTCCCTCCAACAAATCAGTGGGCAGCGATGCAGGAAGCCAAGACTCTGGGGATGGAAACGCAGGAccaaggtttgtgtgtgtgtgtgaggtgcaGAGAGAGGATGGGTTGTTTTTACATGATTTTAGAGTTGTACATGCATGctaagtgtctgtgtgtattaaCATTGTAATTATACTTGATGAATTCTGACCTGTCTCCTCTTTGCCTTTTCACCGGCACGTTGATGTGTCTGAATTAACATGCACTCcgttcctcttcttctctccctgtccttcttcctctctttttcctgtcttcCCATTCTCTAACATCTCTTATATGGCTCACCCTTTGCCCGTCTTCTGCGTTTGGTTTCATcctcttgttttcctctttctctctctgtcccgtCTTTCTCTTACTAATACCATCTGGTGGTTTGGCTGTATAAGGACATTGCATTGGGATCCTGACCCCTCTACTCTGCAACTCCACTCCGACTCTGAGCTGATGGGGtactgctcctcctctctcctttagCTTGTCTTCCAACTTTAATCAGTTTTTTCGTGGTTTCATCTTAGATTTGTCCAAATGTGTTAATAATATCTCCGTGCATCATTATTAATGTTTCTTCATGTAAATGTTGCATACAGCTCCACATTGTTTTGCAAACCTGTGCTTATTTCCacgatggtgtgtgtgtgtgtgtgtgtgtgtgtgtgtgtgtgtagacgtGGAGCTGTAAGGC includes:
- the and3 gene encoding actinodin3; the encoded protein is MQQQQLQTSKMVSHVSLLRALCCLLLMPGLLDATSLVKVKNPGGNQVSIDSARAHDFLTNSRPKRNIDPKWYRGNPDFQSYYRYYNSIGHIEGIYEIDRIRMLYQQMRHLELTYGPDASSYQNVMGVLTTTAAPTTTTQPPPPPTTPAPTPDPLENAQRIYLCNPKDPLCKPQIVYLPTGAVPVLCDPRLNPACRPKTEEEIKAAAPPQPPPPPPAPKKSVPPPPPAATPKGMEYDCDPYWDPDCLIDHPPRPIQETSEPEAPAEEKVVKEEEAKAEESVPAAPAAPKALYPFFDPYDFKRDLYDPSRYTDPAPEPQ